Proteins from a genomic interval of Maniola hyperantus chromosome 1, iAphHyp1.2, whole genome shotgun sequence:
- the mTTF gene encoding transcription termination factor, mitochondrial isoform X1 yields MATRNVIAVLVSKSSYFAYQKIYLHSFIVSCKFPRETLLTKILRSNFFAITAKKSSKHAPEATNDKVNDNSKAKLIKGLNFHSDYEALPFYKLPIKTLLYIYKTTKKDEECGYCKNRLYYIADRIKCPPLVLSQHIVRRTFVYSLSFDWLESSLKVLLDMGVTGDRILRDLWVLKYHHNTIKERLQRVKNNGVENLYPWMVRCSEDIMNRYIQIFQETKSILGENKSTKMYLANRLNISPEIIEDMYLKVPALKTTRATKVKKFLDFLLEQGFSLEEITTKARILTASQNTVKQRLEKLRALGLREINLNVLCRSRKDFQKYCESIESITKEQL; encoded by the exons CatatcaaaaaatatacctTCATTCTTTTATAGTCTCCTGTAAATTTCCAAGAGAAACTCTGTTAACTAAGATACTACGTAGCAATTTCTTTGCTATAACAGCTAAAAAAAGTTCTAAACATGCACCAGAAGCTACAAACGATAAAG TAAATGATAATTCAAAAGCAAAGTTAATTAAGGGTCTTAATTTTCATTCTGATTATGAGGCGTTACCTTTTTATAAATTGCCCATAAAGACATTACTATATATCTACAAGACAACAAAGAAAGATGAAGAATGTGGTTATTGCAAAAACAGGTTGTACTATATTGCAGATcgtatcaaa TGCCCTCCCTTAGTTCTAAGCCAACATATTGTTCGAAGAACCTTTGTATACAGCTTATCATTTGATTGGCTTGAAAGTTCCTTGAAAGTTTTATTAG ATATGGGTGTGACAGGAGACCGAATACTGAGAGATTTGTGGGTCCTTAAATATCACCATAATACTATAAAGGAAAGACTTCAAAGGGTTAAAAACAATGGTGTTGAAAACCTTTACCCTTGGATGGTTAGGTGTTCAGAAGATATAATGAATAG GTATATTCAAATATTCCAAGAAACAAAATCTATTCTAGGGGAGAACAAATCTACAAAGATGTATCTTGCCAACCGATTAAATATCTCCCCAGAAATAATCGaggatatgtatttaaaagttCCAGCCTTAAAAACTACCAGAGCTACTAAG GTGAAAAAATTTCTAGACTTTCTATTAGAACAGGGTTTCAGCCTTGAAGAAATTACAACTAAAGCTAGAATACTTACAGCATCTCAAAATACAGTAAAGCAGAGACTTGAAAAATTAAGAGCCCTGGGTTTACgagaaattaatttaaatgttttgtGTAGAAGtagaaaagattttcaaaagTATTGTGAGTCAATAGAGTCAATCACTAAAGAGCAGTTATAG
- the mTTF gene encoding transcription termination factor, mitochondrial isoform X2: MATRNVIAVLVSKSSYFAYQKIYLHSFIVSCKFPRETLLTKILRSNFFAITAKKSSKHAPEATNDKVNDNSKAKLIKGLNFHSDYEALPFYKLPIKTLLYIYKTTKKDEECGYCKNRLYYIADRIKFYQILDMGVTGDRILRDLWVLKYHHNTIKERLQRVKNNGVENLYPWMVRCSEDIMNRYIQIFQETKSILGENKSTKMYLANRLNISPEIIEDMYLKVPALKTTRATKVKKFLDFLLEQGFSLEEITTKARILTASQNTVKQRLEKLRALGLREINLNVLCRSRKDFQKYCESIESITKEQL, from the exons CatatcaaaaaatatacctTCATTCTTTTATAGTCTCCTGTAAATTTCCAAGAGAAACTCTGTTAACTAAGATACTACGTAGCAATTTCTTTGCTATAACAGCTAAAAAAAGTTCTAAACATGCACCAGAAGCTACAAACGATAAAG TAAATGATAATTCAAAAGCAAAGTTAATTAAGGGTCTTAATTTTCATTCTGATTATGAGGCGTTACCTTTTTATAAATTGCCCATAAAGACATTACTATATATCTACAAGACAACAAAGAAAGATGAAGAATGTGGTTATTGCAAAAACAGGTTGTACTATATTGCAGATcgtatcaaa TTTTATCAAATTTTAGATATGGGTGTGACAGGAGACCGAATACTGAGAGATTTGTGGGTCCTTAAATATCACCATAATACTATAAAGGAAAGACTTCAAAGGGTTAAAAACAATGGTGTTGAAAACCTTTACCCTTGGATGGTTAGGTGTTCAGAAGATATAATGAATAG GTATATTCAAATATTCCAAGAAACAAAATCTATTCTAGGGGAGAACAAATCTACAAAGATGTATCTTGCCAACCGATTAAATATCTCCCCAGAAATAATCGaggatatgtatttaaaagttCCAGCCTTAAAAACTACCAGAGCTACTAAG GTGAAAAAATTTCTAGACTTTCTATTAGAACAGGGTTTCAGCCTTGAAGAAATTACAACTAAAGCTAGAATACTTACAGCATCTCAAAATACAGTAAAGCAGAGACTTGAAAAATTAAGAGCCCTGGGTTTACgagaaattaatttaaatgttttgtGTAGAAGtagaaaagattttcaaaagTATTGTGAGTCAATAGAGTCAATCACTAAAGAGCAGTTATAG